From Rutidosis leptorrhynchoides isolate AG116_Rl617_1_P2 chromosome 3, CSIRO_AGI_Rlap_v1, whole genome shotgun sequence, a single genomic window includes:
- the LOC139901001 gene encoding uncharacterized protein, with protein MTGDMWDEYLHMSELTSLNCLDNFYLCVTDLYQQEYLRKPTARDIQRLHETQETRHGFRGLLGSIDCMHWKWKNCSVAWQEDNGFAITSLDEEYLREPENRPVFVRNRNTTRAAREEEIRDKDVHNALRADLTEHIWNLPPNYRCTI; from the exons ATGACGGGTGATATGTGGGATGAATATTTGCATATGAGTGAGCTAACCTCATTAAACTGTTTAGACAACTTTTATTTGTGTGTTACTGATTTGTACCAACAAGAATATCTACGTAAACCAACTGCACGTGATATTCAACGATTACACGAAACGCAAGAAACAAGGCATGGTTTTAGGGGGTTGCTTGGGAGCATCGATTGCATGCATTGGAAATGGAAGAATTGTTCCGTTGCATGGCAAG AGGATAATGGTTTTGCTATAACGTCACTCGATGAAGAGTATCTAAGAGAGCCAGAAAACCGACCCGTTTTTGTTAGGAATCGAAATACTACTCGAGCTGCACGAGAAGAGGAAATTCGCGACAAAGATGTGCATAATGCACTTCGTGCAGACTTAACCGAGCATATTTGGAATCTTCCACCAAACTACCGTTGTACCATTTAA